The genomic region CGCCGACCCTCTCCAATGTGGTCCGAATTTCGAGATATTTGGCGACAAGTCCGATGTTTTCGGCAGAGGAGTAGGCAATGTAGTCCGACCAGGTGACCAGATCGTTGGACCAACGCGCCTCGACCGTGAGGCCGGTGGTATCGGGAATTTCCCCTTCGTCCTCAAGGTTCCAGAATATCTGTCCCCAGGTCGCGCCCGCGCCCCCATTGAGGACCTTGCGCCATGTGCCGCTGGGGCTGGTGGTTCCGGTTACGACCGTGCCGGTCATGTCGCTGTAGTTGTAGGGG from Deltaproteobacteria bacterium harbors:
- a CDS encoding PEP-CTERM sorting domain-containing protein, whose amino-acid sequence is PYNYSDMTGTVVTGTTSPSGTWRKVLNGGAGATWGQIFWNLEDEGEIPDTTGLTVEARWSNDLVTWSDYIAYSSAENIGLVAKYLEIRTTLERVGGTGLTPVLSDLQVDYTPGGGTTVPEPTTVTLLSLGLLGLAWRKRGGHNV